A genomic stretch from Deltaproteobacteria bacterium includes:
- a CDS encoding DsbA family protein — translation MRKEVIILGAIVALVIVGVVVGSNYYRNSLQNETVATKTSGNSNAGSVTPESLVRPDSPTLGPTNAPVTVVEFLDPECEACAAFSPVVKKLLKDYEGKIRLVVRYMPLHPNSVSAATFTEAAGEQGKYWQAQELLFQRQHEWGQKHGPAAASQPPPNINVLFQKYAEELGLDLAKANVAVRENRYGAKIERDKKDGQALGVRQTPTFFVNGRQLRRFSEADLRALVDEELRNSSTGRPTS, via the coding sequence ATGAGAAAAGAAGTAATTATCTTAGGGGCTATTGTCGCCCTCGTCATTGTAGGTGTCGTCGTGGGTTCGAACTATTATCGAAACTCGCTGCAGAACGAAACGGTCGCGACCAAGACAAGCGGCAATTCGAATGCGGGAAGTGTGACCCCCGAATCCCTGGTGCGGCCCGACAGTCCGACCCTTGGACCCACGAACGCCCCGGTCACGGTCGTCGAGTTTCTGGATCCCGAGTGCGAGGCCTGCGCCGCGTTCAGCCCCGTGGTGAAGAAACTGCTTAAAGATTACGAAGGCAAGATCCGCCTCGTCGTTCGTTATATGCCGCTCCATCCGAATTCGGTTTCCGCCGCGACGTTCACTGAAGCGGCCGGCGAACAGGGAAAGTATTGGCAGGCCCAGGAACTTCTCTTCCAAAGACAGCACGAGTGGGGACAGAAGCACGGCCCCGCAGCCGCCTCGCAACCGCCCCCGAACATAAACGTTTTGTTCCAAAAGTACGCGGAGGAGCTGGGTCTCGATCTGGCGAAGGCGAATGTCGCCGTTCGCGAAAATCGCTACGGTGCGAAGATCGAACGGGACAAGAAGGACGGCCAGGCGCTCGGCGTGCGGCAGACGCCGACGTTTTTCGTCAACGGTCGGCAGCTCCGAAGGTTCAGTGAAGCCGACTTAAGGGCTCTGGTCGACGAGGAGCTGCGAAATTCATCCACCGGACGACCCACTTCATAG